A single genomic interval of Dromiciops gliroides isolate mDroGli1 chromosome 1, mDroGli1.pri, whole genome shotgun sequence harbors:
- the LOC122735210 gene encoding 40S ribosomal protein SA-like, which produces MSGALDVLQMKEEDVLKFLAAGTHLGGTNLDFQMEQYIYKRKSDGIYIINLKRTWEKLLLAARTIAAIENPADVSVISFRNTGQRAVLKCVAATGATPIAGRFTPGTFTNQIQAAFREPRLLVVTDPRADHQPLTEASYVNLPTIALCNTDSPLRYVDIAIPCNNKGAHSVGLMWWMLAREVLHMCGTISREHLWEVMPDLYFYRDPKEIEKEEQAAAEKAVTKEEFQGEWTAPAPEFTAAQPEVADWSKGVQVPSVPIQQFPTEDWSAQPATEDWSAAPTAQATEWVGTTTEWS; this is translated from the coding sequence ATGTCCGGAGCCCTGGATGTCTTGCAGATGAAGGAAGAGGATGTCCTCAAATTCCTCGCTGCAGGAACCCATTTGGGTGGCACTAATTTGGACTTCCAGATGGAACAGTACATTTACAAAAGGAAGAGTGATGGCATCTACATCATTAATTTGAAGAGAACTTGGGAAAAGCTTCTGCTCGCTGCTCGCACCATTGCTGCCATTGAAAACCCTGCTGATGTTAGTGTTATCTCATTCAGGAACACTGGCCAGCGAGCTGTTCTGAAATGTGTTGCTGCCACTGGCGCTACACCTATTGCTGGACGTTTCACCCCAGGCACCTTCACTAACCAGATTCAGGCAGCTTTCCGGGAACCTCGCCTCTTGGTGGTCACTGATCCTCGGGCAGATCACCAGCCTCTGACTGAAGCATCATATGTTAACCTCCCAACCATTGCATTGTGCAACACAGATTCTCCACTTCGCTATGTAGACATTGCCATTCCATGCAACAACAAGGGAGCTCACTCTGTGGGTCTGATGTGGTGGATGCTGGCCCGTGAAGTCCTACATATGTGTGGTACCATCTCCCGTGAACACCTGTGGGAAGTGATGCCTGATCTTTACTTCTACAGGGAtccaaaggagattgagaaggaagagcaggCCGCAGCTGAGAAGGCAGTGACAAAGGAGGAATTTCAGGGTGAATGGACTGCCCCTGCCCCAGAATTCACTGCTGCTCAACCAGAGGTGGCTGATTGGTCTAAGGGAGTGCAGGTGCCATCTGTGCCCATTCAGCAGTTCCCTACTGAAGACTGGAGTGCTCAGCCTGCTACTGAGGACTGGTCTGCAGCTCCTACTGCTCAGGCCACTGAGTGGGTAGGGACTACCACAGAGTGGTCCTAA